Within the Opitutaceae bacterium TAV5 genome, the region TGCGACCTGGGACCCCGGACTCGTCGAACGGGCCGGCGCGCTCCTCGGGCGCGAATGTCGCGCTCTCGGCGTCGGCATCCTCCTCGGCCCGATGATCAACCTCATCCGCCTTCCTGTCGGCGGACGCAATTTCGAAGCCTGGTCCGAAGACCCGCACCATACCGCCCGCCTCGCCACCGCCTTCATCCACGGTATCCAGAGCACGGGTACAGGCGCCTGCGCCAAGCACCTCGCCGGCTACGCCCAGACCCGGCACTCCCGCACCCACAGCGCCGAAATCGACCCGCGCACTCTCCGCGAACTCTACCTGCGCCACTTCGCCGCCGTCATCCGCGAGGCGCGCCCGGCGCTGGTCATGACCGCCTACAACAAGGTCAACGGCCACGACACCGCCGCCCATCGCGGCCTGTTGCAGGATTTTCTCCGCCACGAACTCCATTACGAGGGTGTCACGCTCTCCGACTGGGGAGGCGTTCACGACACCGCCGTCATCGCCGCCGGCCTCGATCTCGAAATGCCCGGTCCGCCGCGCCACGTCACCTCCGCCACCCTCGCTGCCGCCATCGCCTGCGGCGACCTCACGCACGAGGAGCTCGATGCCCGCGCCACCCGTATCCTCGCCGCCAGCCTGCGCCACGCGGTCCGTCCCGGCCAGCCCGGCGAACTCGACACCCCCGCCCATCGCGCCCTCGCCCGCGAGATCGCCGAAAGCAGCATCGTCCTGCTCAAAAACGAAAACGCCGCGCTCCCGCTCGAGGTTCCCCTCCGCCGCCTCGCCGTCATCGGTCCCAATGCTGCCACCGCCCGGCTCGGCGGCAGCGGCAGCGCCTCCGTCACCCCCTCGCATGCCGTTTCCCCGCTCGAAGGCCTGCGTGCCCGGCTGGCCGGCACCGGCATCGAAATCGGCTACGCCGAAGGCTGCCCCGCCCACGGCTCCGGCAAGCCCGTCGCCGGCCGGTTCGCCGTTTCCTTTTTCAACAACATCGATCTCGAAGGTCCGCCCGCGCACCGCACCACGGCCGACACCATCGCCTGCTCCTGGGGCTGGGCCGCGCCCGCGCCCGGCGTGCGCCGCGGCGAGTTCGGCGTTCGCATCGAAGGCGTCCTCGATTATCCGGTATCCGGCGGCACACCGCCGCCGCCATCGTCATTGATTCTCCATTACGAAGCCGGCGGCGCCCGCGTCTGGATCGACGACCGGCTCGTCCACGACCACTGGACCCCCGATGCCTGCGGCACCTTCGAGGACCGCTACGGCGCGCACTCCGCTTCGCTGAGAGTTTGGAGTTCAGGGTCTGGAGTTCACAGTTCTGGCAATGCCACGCTCACCTCGTCCGCCACACCCGCCAATAACCCCGAACGGGAAACCCTGAACGCTAAACCGGCGGCGGAAGTCGAGGCGCAGCCGCGCCGAACGCGGCTGCGCCTCGACTTCCGCCAACTCGCCTCCGGCTCCGCCCTCCGCCTCGAATGGCCGCCCGACAACGACACCGCCCTGCGCGACGAAGCCGTGGCGCTCGCCCGCGATGCCGATGCCGTCATTCTCTGCGCCGGCCTCTGCAACCGTTTCGAAGGCGGCGGCTCCGACCGCCCCTCGCTCGCCCTGCCCGAGGGGCAGGACGCGCTCATCGCCGCCATCGCCGCCGTCAACCCGCGCACCGTCGTGGTCCTCAACGGCGCGACCGCCATGGCCATGCCCTGGCTCGACCGGGTGCCGGCGGTGCTGCACGCCTTTTACCCCGGCGAGGAAGGCGGCGCCGCCCTCGCCCGCATCCTTTGCGGAGACGTATCGCCTTCGGGCCGCCTCCCCGTCACGCTTCCCCGCCGGCTCGAAGACGTGCCCGGGATGGCGTTTTACCCCGGCACGCCCGAACGGGCCTTTTTCGGCGAAGGCCTTTTTGTCGGCTACCGCCATGATGTGTCTCATCCCGGGCTGGCCGCGCCCCTGTTTCCGTTCGGTCACGGCCTCACGTATTCCACTTTTGACTACTCCGGCCTTTCCCTTCAGGCTGCTGACGGCGAAACAACGGTTGCCCTCACCCTCACCAACACCGGTCCGCGCGCCGCCGCCGAAGTCGTGCAACTTTACGTCGGCCCGGCGGCTCCCGATCCGGACGTGCCGCGTCCGGCGCTCGAACTCCGCGCGTTCAGAAAAATCCGGCTCGCCTCCGGTGAGTCCCGCCGCGTTTCGTTCATGCTCACGTCCGACGACCTCGCCCGCTACGATCCCGGCCTCCGCCGCTGGCTCGTCGAGCCCGGTGACTATCGGGTGCAAGTCGGCCCGAACAGCGCCGAAGGCCTCACGGCCACCTTTCCGGCAAGCTGGCAGGATGGCGCCGGCGAGGTGCCTGCAATCGGGCCCGAAGCGGGCGTTTGGCAGAAAGAGCCCGCGCCACCTTATTTCCGCCGCTCGATCAGCTCCACCTCGTAGCCCTCGGGCGCGTCGATGAAAGCGATCATGCCGCTGCCCGAGCGCGTGGGACCGTCGCTGAGTTCATAGCCCTTTGCCTTCAATTCTGCGGCAAAAGCCTCCAGGTTTTCGACCTCGAACGCGAGGTGCATGAGATCGGGCTGCACCTGCACGGGTGGCGCGCCGGCGCTGGCGGGCATCTGGCAAAGCTCGATTTCCTCCTCGCTGCCCGGAGTGGCCAGAAACACCAGTTGCGCCCCGCGCGGGGACTGCGAGCGGCGGGCCACCTTCAGCCCGAGCGTATCTTCGTAAAATTTCACGGTGCGTTCGATATCGTTTACCCGCATGCGGGTGTGAAGGAGTCGGGTCACGGTTGCCATGATGCGCCCGAGCCAACAACGGCTCCGGAAATCTGAAAACCTCAAAATTCCGGCCAACCTTCCGCCTCCCTGGCAAAAAGCACCTCCTGAAACTTTCTGCTTTTGTTTTGGGACCGGGCGGCTACGTTCGCGCCCTTGCTTTCCGGAGAGGTGGCAGAGTGGTCGATCGCGCCTGACTCGAAATCAGGTGCTGGTGAAAGCCAGCCGGGGGTTCGAATCCCTCCCTCTCCGCCATTCATTTTCCGTATGGCCGATTTTCTCGAAGAAACACCTGCATCCAGGAACCAGCGTTGCGAACGCGCCTTTCTCGTGGGCGTGCAAACCCCGCAAATGCAGCCAGGCGAAGGTGATGAACTGCTCAACGAGCTGCACGAACTCGTGGAAAATCTCCATATCGGCGTCGTCGAACGCGCGCTCGTCAACCTGCGCGCCCCCAACCCGGGCACGCTTCTTGGCAGCGGAAAGACCGAGGAGCTCATCGCCCGGGCCAAGGAGCTCGACTGCGATCTCATCGTGATCGACGACCACCTCTCGCCCGCGCAACAGCGCAACTGGGAAAAACTCTCCGAAATCGCCGTCATCGACCGCGAGGAAGTCATTCTGGATATTTTCGCCGACCGCGCGCAGACCCGCGAGGCCGTCCTCCAGGTGGCCCTCGCCCGCATGGAGTATTCGCTGCCGCGGCTGACGCGCGCGTGGACGCATCTCTCGCGCCAGCGCGGCAAGGGCAAGATGGGCGGCGAAGGCGAAACCCAGCTCGAACAGGACCGCCGCCTCGTGCGCGACCGCATCACGCGGCTGAAAAAGGAGCTCGGCGAAGTCCGCAAGCAGCGCGGCGTGCAACGTCACAAGCGCCAGCGCGTGCCCGTGCCCACCGCCGCCATCGTCGGCTACACCAACGCCGGCAAATCCTCCCTGATCAACACGCTCACCGGCTCCAGCGTTCTCGCCGAGGACAAGCTCTTCGCCACGCTCGACCCGACCACGCGCCAGCTCGTGCTGCGCGGCAACCAGAAGCTGCTCGTCACCGACACGGTCGGCTTCATTCGCCGCCTGCCGCACGGGCTCGTCGAGGCCTTCAAGGCCACGCTGGAGGAAGCCCTTGTCGCCGACTTCCTGATCCACGTTCTCGACGTGACCGCGCCCAACGTCGCCGCCCACCACGCCACCACGCTCGCCGTGCTCGGGGAGCTGGGCGCGGACGAGAAGCGCATCCTGACGGTGTTCAACAAGGTGGATGCCGCCGACGAACCGCACCTGGCGCGGGCCCGCCAGCTCGACCGGGACGGCATCTTTCTCAGCGCGCGGACCGGAGACGGCGTCCCGGCGCTGGTCGACCACTGCCTCGATCTCATCGCCGGGGCGTTCGGCAGCTCGAAACTTTTTATTCCGCACAGCCGCCACGATGTGATCTCGCGGCTCCATGCCATCGGGCACGTCCAGGTCGAGGAACAGCGCGACGACGGTGTGTACATCGAGGGGCGTTTCCCGCCGGCGCAGAAGGGGCTTTTTGCGGAGTTCGAGGTGAGCGGAGCAAAGCGGCAGAACCGCTGAAAAGCATGTCCGTAGCGGCATGCCTCCGTGCATGCCGGTTTGCGCACGGGGCGCCCAAACCATTTTCCGGGCAGGCGGCGCGAGTATCCGTTTGGCGACGGAGCGGCGGCATTCTTGCCGCTGCAGACGACGCAACGCGTCGCCGGTTCAGACGGCGAGGCACAGGGCGAGGCACGGACGCGCCTCGTCGCAGCGGCAAGAATGCCGCCGCTCCGTCAAACGCCGTAACCGCTAAACAGTTACCGGCGCGAAGCGCCGTCACCACAGGCGGATCGGCAGAAAAAGCCTGTGGCTACGATTTCAGCGCTCCGAAAGCCGGGCGATCACCGCCGGCAGCAGCGCGTGCTCGGCGGCGTGGATTTTCGCCGCCAGGGTTTCCGGTGTATCGTCGCTCCCGATACGCACGGCGGCCTGGTCGATGATCGGGCCGCCATCGACTTCGGCGGTCACGTAATGGACGGTGCAGCCGGTGATTTTCACGCCGCGCCGGAAGGCCTGGCCGATGGCGTCGAGCCCGGCAAAGGCCGGCAGGAGGCTCGGGTGCAGGTTGATGATTTTGCCCGCAAACGCGTCGAGGAAGCCCGGCTTGATCACGCGCATGAAACCGGCCAGCACGACGAGGTCCGCACGCTGCTCGCGGATGGCGGCGATGTAGCGGGCCTCGCCTTCGCCATCGAGCTTGGTCCTGAAGGGCGCAGGATCGAGAAACGCCGCGGGCACGCCAAAGCGCGGCCCGAGCCCGAGGATGCCGGCGTCGGGTTTGTCGGAAAACAGATGCACGACTTCGGCGCGGCCGAGCTTGCCGGCGCGTTGCGCGGTGAGGATTGCCTCGGCATTGGAGCCGCGACCGGAGCCGAGAATGACGATTCGCATATGGAAAAAGAAACCGGATCAACTACCGGAGCCTTCCAAAGAAGGCTGCCGCCGGATGTGATTGCCACAAAAAGGCACAAAAGACGCAAAAATCAGCCCCCTTGAGAGGGGATCTGAAAATTTGTTTTTTGCCTTCTGTTCAATTTTTAAAAGCTCCCGTAATAACAGGATCAGGAAGCTCACGCGGGGATGCTCTTGATCGGGAAATGGTATCAGGTCCTTCCTTCATTTTACTGGTGGAGGATTTTTTTGCCGTCGTAAACGGGTTTGCCATCCACATACGTGGCCTTGACGCGGCCGCGGAGTTTCTGGCCATGCCAGGGGCTGTTGCCGGATTTGCTGAAACCCTTGTTGCTGTCGTAGAGCCATTCCTCGTCGGGATCGAAGAGGCAAAGGTCGGCGGCGGCGCCTTCGGCCAAGGTGCCCGTGCCGGCGGGAAAGTTGACGATGCCGGCGGGTTTGCGGGTCATCAGATCCACCACGGTGGCAAGCTTGAACCGGTTTTGCCGGACGAGGATTTCGAGCGAGATGGCGAGCGCGGTCTCGAGGCCGAGAATGCCGTTGGGCGCGTAGTCGAATTCCTTGTCTTTCTCGTCATCGGTGTGCGGAGCGTGGTCGGTGGCGATGATGTCGAGCGTGCCGTCACGCAGGCCCTCGATGACCGCGAGGCGGTCGTCTTCGGTGCGCAGCGGCGGGTTCATCTTGAAACGCGTGTCGTAGGTCTCGAGGGCGCTGTCGGTGAGGGCGAAGTGGTGCGGCGTGGCCTCGGCAGTGACGGGCACGCCCCGCGACTTGGCGCGGCGGATGATCTCCACGGCGTTGTGCGAGGAGATGTGCTGCATGTGGATGCGCGCGCCGGTGTAAGTTGCGAGGATGACGTTGCGCGACACGATGATGTCCTCGGCGGCGTTGGGCCAGCCGCGCAGGCCGAGGCGCGTGGACATGACGCCTTCGTTCATGACGGCGCCGGCGGTCATGGAGTGGTCCTGGCAGTGATCCATGAGCGGGAGGTCGAACATGCGGGCGTATTCGCAGGCGCGGCGCATGAGTTCGTTGGACTGCACGCAATCGCCGTCGTCGGTGATCGCGACGACACCGGCGCGCTTGAGCGAACCGATGGGCGCGAGGGCCTGGCCCTTCATGCCCACGGTGATGCAGCCGGTGGGGTAAACCTTCACGCAGGCGGTGCGGCGGATGGAGTCGTTGATGAGCTGGATGGTGCCGGCCGTGTCGGCCACGGGCGAGGTGTTGGGCATGCACACGACGGTGGTAAAGCCGCCGGCGGCGGCCGCGCGGGAGCCGGTCTCGATGGTCTCCTTGTGCGTCTGGCCGGGCTCGCGGAAGTGGACGTGGACGTCCACGAGGCCGGGAGCGGCAACGAGGCCGGAGGCGTCGATCTTTTTGGCTTTCTTCTTCTCCGCAGCGGAAAGCGAAGTCGCGAACTTGCCATTGACGATGTAAAGATCGCCGACGGCGTCGCGCTTGCTGGCGGGATCGATGACGCGGGCGTTTTGTATCCAGAGCATGGGAATTTTAATTAAGAATTAATAATTGGAGATTGCTGGCCAGGCGTGAAGTGAATGGGGAGGGACATGAGGTTGGTGCGGGAGATTTTCAGAAATTTTTTAATTCTTAATTCTTGATTTCCTCAATGGAGCACGTTTTCGGGCTGGCCGCCGGCGCAGAGGTAGAGGACGGCCATGCGGACGGCGATGCCGTTGGTGACCTGTTCGAGGATCACGCTGCGGCTGCCGTCGGCGAGTTCGCTGTCGATCTCGACGCCGCGGTTGATCGGGCCGGGGTGCATGATGATGGCCTTGGGGTCGAGCCAGGAGGCGCGCGTCTTGTTGAGGCCGAACATGCTCGTGTATTCGCCGAGCGAGGGGAACATGGCGGCGGTCTGGCGTTCGTGTTGTATCCGCAATAACATGACAACCTCGGCGCCGGCGAGCGCGCTGCGCAGGTCGTGCGAGACGGTGACTCCGCCGATGGCCTCGAACCAGCGCGGGACGAGCGTGGAGGGGCCGACGATGGTGACATTGGCTCCCATTTTGGACAGGGCGTGAATATTGGAGCGGGCCACGCGGCTGAAGAGGATGTCGCCGAGGATGACGATCTTGCGGCCGCGCAGGTCCTGCCCGAGGCGCTCGCGCATGGTGAAGGTATCGAGCAGCCCTTGCGTGGGATGGGAGTGCGCGCCGTCGCCGGCGTTGATGACAGGGATGTCGAGGATACGCGAGAGGTAGAGCGGGGAGCCGGAGGCGGAGTGGCGGATCACGATCATGTCGGCGCCGAGGGCGCGGATGTTTTCGGCGGTGTCGCGCAGGGATTCACCCTTCGTCGTCGAGGAAGTCGAGGAGTCGAACGCGACGACGTCGGCCGAGAGGCGCTTGGCCGCCATTTCGAAGGAGATGCGGGTGCGCGTGCTGGGCTCGAAGAAGAGGTTGACGATCGTCTTGCCGCGCAGGGCGGGGACTTTTTTCACGCTGCGGCCGAGGATTTTTTTGAAGGCGGCGGCGGTGGCGTGGATCTGGTTGATTTCATCGAGGGAGAGTTCCTCGATCGTGAGCAGGTGGCGGCGATTCCAGGACATGGAGAAAAGGCGGGATTCGGAGTGCGGAGTGAGGAATGAAAGAGGCGACGGGAGAGCCGTCAGGCCTTGGGCGTCGCGTGCCTGATCGTGATGGAATCGGTGGCGGTATCGTCGTCCGCGCCGAGTTTGACGACGATCTTGTCGCTGTCTTCCACGTCGAGGGTGATGCCGGTGAAGTCGGCGGCGATGGGGAGGCGGCGGCCGCCGCGGTCGACGAGGATGGCGAGTTCGACGCGGGCGGGGCGGCCGTGGTCGAAAAGCTCGTTGAGCGCGGCGTTGATGGTGCGGCCGGAGAAAAGGACGTCGTCAACGAGGACGACATTGGCGTCGTCGATATCGATCGGGATGAGGGTCGGGGTGTACTCCTTGGGGATGGGGTGGCGGCCGATGTCGTCGCGGTGGAAGGAGATGTCGATGGTGCCGACTTTGGCGGACCTGATGCGGGAGCCGAGGCGGCGGGCGAGTTCGATGCCGCCGTTGGCGATGCCGAGGAGGACGAGTTTCCGGCTTCCGGAACGACGCCGGGCGCGGATATCGGCGGCGAGCCGTTCGATGGCTTGGTGGATGTCGTCCGCGGAGAGGGTCTTGCTGTCCGGTTTGCCCGGATTGCTCGGTTTTGATGCAGGCACGAGGTGCGGTTTTGCCCCTGCCGGGCTGTCGGGTAAAGCGGGAAAACAGGACGAAGTCCTCCTCCCCCGCCCCCCCCGGCCTGCCGGACAACAATCTTGCGCTCATCCGTCCGGTTTTTGCAGAGTACTTCCTTTTTCGCGACTTTTCCTGACTTTCCAGACCTCGACCTTCCATGAAACAACGCACCCTTGCGCGCGCCGTCACCATCGACGGAAAAGCCCTTCACACCGGCGAAACCGTCACCCTCACC harbors:
- a CDS encoding phosphoribosylglycinamide formyltransferase, which translates into the protein MRIVILGSGRGSNAEAILTAQRAGKLGRAEVVHLFSDKPDAGILGLGPRFGVPAAFLDPAPFRTKLDGEGEARYIAAIREQRADLVVLAGFMRVIKPGFLDAFAGKIINLHPSLLPAFAGLDAIGQAFRRGVKITGCTVHYVTAEVDGGPIIDQAAVRIGSDDTPETLAAKIHAAEHALLPAVIARLSER
- a CDS encoding beta-glucosidase, with protein sequence MPPSPTSFPEPAAPSSSRDATVPPATRHEHPDRDSGVAGDSSPCDGEAARIVARLTFAEKAALLSGHDTWHFGGVPRLGIPPLRVADCGHGVTFVEEGLAGTTCLPTAIGMGATWDPGLVERAGALLGRECRALGVGILLGPMINLIRLPVGGRNFEAWSEDPHHTARLATAFIHGIQSTGTGACAKHLAGYAQTRHSRTHSAEIDPRTLRELYLRHFAAVIREARPALVMTAYNKVNGHDTAAHRGLLQDFLRHELHYEGVTLSDWGGVHDTAVIAAGLDLEMPGPPRHVTSATLAAAIACGDLTHEELDARATRILAASLRHAVRPGQPGELDTPAHRALAREIAESSIVLLKNENAALPLEVPLRRLAVIGPNAATARLGGSGSASVTPSHAVSPLEGLRARLAGTGIEIGYAEGCPAHGSGKPVAGRFAVSFFNNIDLEGPPAHRTTADTIACSWGWAAPAPGVRRGEFGVRIEGVLDYPVSGGTPPPPSSLILHYEAGGARVWIDDRLVHDHWTPDACGTFEDRYGAHSASLRVWSSGSGVHSSGNATLTSSATPANNPERETLNAKPAAEVEAQPRRTRLRLDFRQLASGSALRLEWPPDNDTALRDEAVALARDADAVILCAGLCNRFEGGGSDRPSLALPEGQDALIAAIAAVNPRTVVVLNGATAMAMPWLDRVPAVLHAFYPGEEGGAALARILCGDVSPSGRLPVTLPRRLEDVPGMAFYPGTPERAFFGEGLFVGYRHDVSHPGLAAPLFPFGHGLTYSTFDYSGLSLQAADGETTVALTLTNTGPRAAAEVVQLYVGPAAPDPDVPRPALELRAFRKIRLASGESRRVSFMLTSDDLARYDPGLRRWLVEPGDYRVQVGPNSAEGLTATFPASWQDGAGEVPAIGPEAGVWQKEPAPPYFRRSISSTS
- a CDS encoding uracil phosphoribosyltransferase, translating into MPASKPSNPGKPDSKTLSADDIHQAIERLAADIRARRRSGSRKLVLLGIANGGIELARRLGSRIRSAKVGTIDISFHRDDIGRHPIPKEYTPTLIPIDIDDANVVLVDDVLFSGRTINAALNELFDHGRPARVELAILVDRGGRRLPIAADFTGITLDVEDSDKIVVKLGADDDTATDSITIRHATPKA
- a CDS encoding GTP-binding protein HflX, yielding MADFLEETPASRNQRCERAFLVGVQTPQMQPGEGDELLNELHELVENLHIGVVERALVNLRAPNPGTLLGSGKTEELIARAKELDCDLIVIDDHLSPAQQRNWEKLSEIAVIDREEVILDIFADRAQTREAVLQVALARMEYSLPRLTRAWTHLSRQRGKGKMGGEGETQLEQDRRLVRDRITRLKKELGEVRKQRGVQRHKRQRVPVPTAAIVGYTNAGKSSLINTLTGSSVLAEDKLFATLDPTTRQLVLRGNQKLLVTDTVGFIRRLPHGLVEAFKATLEEALVADFLIHVLDVTAPNVAAHHATTLAVLGELGADEKRILTVFNKVDAADEPHLARARQLDRDGIFLSARTGDGVPALVDHCLDLIAGAFGSSKLFIPHSRHDVISRLHAIGHVQVEEQRDDGVYIEGRFPPAQKGLFAEFEVSGAKRQNR
- the pyrB gene encoding aspartate carbamoyltransferase (catalyzes the transfer of the carbamoyl moiety from carbamoyl phosphate to L- aspartate in pyrimidine biosynthesis), yielding MSWNRRHLLTIEELSLDEINQIHATAAAFKKILGRSVKKVPALRGKTIVNLFFEPSTRTRISFEMAAKRLSADVVAFDSSTSSTTKGESLRDTAENIRALGADMIVIRHSASGSPLYLSRILDIPVINAGDGAHSHPTQGLLDTFTMRERLGQDLRGRKIVILGDILFSRVARSNIHALSKMGANVTIVGPSTLVPRWFEAIGGVTVSHDLRSALAGAEVVMLLRIQHERQTAAMFPSLGEYTSMFGLNKTRASWLDPKAIIMHPGPINRGVEIDSELADGSRSVILEQVTNGIAVRMAVLYLCAGGQPENVLH
- a CDS encoding dihydroorotase is translated as MPMLWIQNARVIDPASKRDAVGDLYIVNGKFATSLSAAEKKKAKKIDASGLVAAPGLVDVHVHFREPGQTHKETIETGSRAAAAGGFTTVVCMPNTSPVADTAGTIQLINDSIRRTACVKVYPTGCITVGMKGQALAPIGSLKRAGVVAITDDGDCVQSNELMRRACEYARMFDLPLMDHCQDHSMTAGAVMNEGVMSTRLGLRGWPNAAEDIIVSRNVILATYTGARIHMQHISSHNAVEIIRRAKSRGVPVTAEATPHHFALTDSALETYDTRFKMNPPLRTEDDRLAVIEGLRDGTLDIIATDHAPHTDDEKDKEFDYAPNGILGLETALAISLEILVRQNRFKLATVVDLMTRKPAGIVNFPAGTGTLAEGAAADLCLFDPDEEWLYDSNKGFSKSGNSPWHGQKLRGRVKATYVDGKPVYDGKKILHQ
- a CDS encoding glyoxalase — translated: MATVTRLLHTRMRVNDIERTVKFYEDTLGLKVARRSQSPRGAQLVFLATPGSEEEIELCQMPASAGAPPVQVQPDLMHLAFEVENLEAFAAELKAKGYELSDGPTRSGSGMIAFIDAPEGYEVELIERRK